Below is a genomic region from bacterium.
TGTTTTCTGAGCCTCGGCGCGGTGAGCCGGATGGCTCGAGCGAGGACCGCCGTGTCGGGGTCGACCGCGTACACGAACCTGGCCACGCCGGCCATCTGCCGCGTCAGCCGTCCCTCACCGCAGCCGATATCGATGACGCGGGCACCTCTGAGCGGTGTACGTCGCAACAAGGTCGTGATCACCGTCCGCTCGGGATCGCGCCGGTAACCCTTCATGCCGCTATCCCACCGGCAGGTGTGAAGCCGTCCAAGCGTTGATGCCGCCGACGAGATCGGCGACATCCGGCACGCCGTGCTTCTCGAGCAGGCTCGCCGCGATCGAGGAGCGATAGCCGCTCCCGCAGTACACCACAACCTGCCGCGGGCCGCTCGGGACTTCCGCGATCCGCTCAGGCAGGTGCTGCAGCGGGATGTGCATGCTGCCGGCGATGCGGGCGTCGCGGCGCTCGGCGTCGCCCCGCACGTCGAGGACGACCGGCGGCTCCGGCGAGGCGAGCAGCTCGGCGAGAGCCTGCGCGGTCACCCTCGGCAGCCGGCGCATCAGGTCGCGCCGCGTACCGATGGCCTCCATGCCGTGCTCCAGATATCCCGCGACGTGATCGAACCCGATCCGCCCGAGCCGCATCGCCGCCTCGGGCTCGCGGCCGCCGGGCGCGACGATGACGATCGGCCGCTCCCGATCCAGCAGCGTCCCCGCCCACGTCGCGTACTGCCCGCCGAGACCGATGTTGACGCTGCCGAGCAGATGCGCCCCCGCGAAATCCGCCGGGTCCCGCGCGTCCAGCAGCTGGGCGCGGGCATCGCGCAGCCGGAGCGTGTCGTCGAGGCCGAGGCCCTGCAGGCCGCGCGCCAGCGCGCGGTCGAGCGTCGGGTGTTCCTTGCTATTCAGGATCGCATCGTACGTAAAGTACGAGGGGGCGTCCGGCTGGTCCGCGGTGATGATCTTGATGAAGTCCTCCCGGCTCATTTCCTGCAGGGCGTAATTGTACCGGCGCTGGTCGCCGATCGTGGAGACGGTCTCTTTGCTGATGTTCCGGCCGCAGAGGGAGCCGGCGCCGTGGGTCGGGTACACCAGCGTGTCGTCCGGCAGCGCGAGCAGCTTCGTGCGCAGCGAGTCGTAGAGCATGCCGGCGAGCTGCTCCGCCGACCATCCCAGCGCGGCCCGGAGATCCGGCCGGCCGACGTCGCCGATGAACAGGGTATCGCCGGTCAACACGGCCTGCGGGCGCATGCCGTCTTTCTTGAGATTGAAGACGAGGATACAGATCGATTCGGGGGAGTGCCCCGGCGTCTCGAGCGCCGTGAGGCGCACTCCGCCGAGCGACACGGCGTCGCCGTCGCCGAGCGGCGTGAAGGCGTACTCGGCCTTGGCCTGACGGCCGAGGTAGATCGCCGCCCCGGTACGGTCGCGCAGCTCGAGGTGCCCCGCCAGAAAGTCCGCGTGAAAATGCGTCAGCAGCACGTGCCGGATCGTGAGCCCGAGCCTCGCGGCATCGTCCAGGTACTGGTCGATATCCCGCTGGGGGTCCACGACCGCGGCGGCGCGGCTCTCCTCGTCGGCCACCAGGTAGGACGCGTGGGCGAGGCAGCCGAGATAGTACTGTTTGAGGATCATTCCGGCTGCGGCACGATCCGAATGTACGGCCGCGGCGCTTTCCACCCGCCGGGATAGGTCTTCTTCGCGTCCTCGTCGGAGACCGACCCGGCGATGATCACGTCGTCGCCGCGCTTCCAGTTTACGGGCGTCGCGACCTTGTGCTTCGCCGTGAGCTGCAGCGAATCGATCACCCGCAGCACCTCGTCGAAATTCCGCCCGGTGGTCATGGGATACGAGATCGTGAGCTTGATCTTCTTATCCGGGCCGATCACATACACCGTGCGGACGGTCTGGTTGTCGGCCGGGGTGCGGCCCTCGCAGGACCCCTCGAGATCGCCCGGCAGCATTTCGTACAGCTTCGCCACCTGGAGGTCCGTATCGCCGATCATCGGATAGTTGGGCGCGTGCCCCTGCGTCTCTCTGATGTCGTTCGCCCACTTCGCGTGGTTCCCCACCGGGTCGACGCTGAGGCCGATGATCTTGGTGTTGCGCCGGTCGAACTCGGGTTTGATCTTGGCCATGTAGCCGAGCTCGGTGGTGCAGACGGGCGTGAAGTCTTTGGGATGCGAGAACAGCACGGCCCAGGAACTGCCGATCCAGTCGTGAAAGCGGATCCGGCCTTCCGTCGTGTCCGCCTCGAAATCCGGGGCGACATCGCCCAGCCGAAGTGCCATGTCCACACCTCCGAGTTTTGTGCGTCTCTATACTACCGTAAGATTCGGGCGCGCATCCGATCGGGAGGGGGCGCCGGTCGTCCATGGTTCGCGGCGGCGGCGCCCCGCCCCTGGCGGCGCGCCGTGCTACGGCGCCTTGGCCGCCCGAAGCACGGTGATGCTCGGCCGGCCGGTCGGCTGGCCCTGCACCGAAGGATCCCACAGCAGGTAGATCTTGCCGTAGGTGTCCACGATCGAGTTGACGACCTTGGCCGCCTCATCCGGCGACATGTCGAGGACCGCCGCGGACACGAGCGGAATCTCGACCCGGTGGTAGTGCCAC
It encodes:
- a CDS encoding class I SAM-dependent methyltransferase, yielding MKGYRRDPERTVITTLLRRTPLRGARVIDIGCGEGRLTRQMAGVARFVYAVDPDTAVLARAIRLTAPRLRKQIRYRPGTAERPGVADRRFDVAVFSGSL
- a CDS encoding peroxiredoxin, with amino-acid sequence MALRLGDVAPDFEADTTEGRIRFHDWIGSSWAVLFSHPKDFTPVCTTELGYMAKIKPEFDRRNTKIIGLSVDPVGNHAKWANDIRETQGHAPNYPMIGDTDLQVAKLYEMLPGDLEGSCEGRTPADNQTVRTVYVIGPDKKIKLTISYPMTTGRNFDEVLRVIDSLQLTAKHKVATPVNWKRGDDVIIAGSVSDEDAKKTYPGGWKAPRPYIRIVPQPE
- a CDS encoding MBL fold metallo-hydrolase; this translates as MILKQYYLGCLAHASYLVADEESRAAAVVDPQRDIDQYLDDAARLGLTIRHVLLTHFHADFLAGHLELRDRTGAAIYLGRQAKAEYAFTPLGDGDAVSLGGVRLTALETPGHSPESICILVFNLKKDGMRPQAVLTGDTLFIGDVGRPDLRAALGWSAEQLAGMLYDSLRTKLLALPDDTLVYPTHGAGSLCGRNISKETVSTIGDQRRYNYALQEMSREDFIKIITADQPDAPSYFTYDAILNSKEHPTLDRALARGLQGLGLDDTLRLRDARAQLLDARDPADFAGAHLLGSVNIGLGGQYATWAGTLLDRERPIVIVAPGGREPEAAMRLGRIGFDHVAGYLEHGMEAIGTRRDLMRRLPRVTAQALAELLASPEPPVVLDVRGDAERRDARIAGSMHIPLQHLPERIAEVPSGPRQVVVYCGSGYRSSIAASLLEKHGVPDVADLVGGINAWTASHLPVG